CATACTAATAGACCTAAATTATCTCAGGATAGAAAATATATTCGTCGTAAGGGGGGATAAGAAAAGATACACATGGAAAGAAACAGATGAGTACGAACATGCAAGTCAATTAGTTGAGCAAATAACAAATATGAACAAAGGGATATACACTTGTCCCACAAAAGAACATAATCCCACAAATTTTTGCGTGGGCATTGCAGGATATCCAGAAAAGCATTTTGAATCCCCAAACTTTGAAAAAGATTTGGAATATTTAAAATTAAAGGTCGATATGGGAGCAGAATTCATAATAACTCAAATGTTTTTTGACATAGAGTATTACAAAAACTTTGTTAATAAAGTTCGAGAACTCGGTATAGAGGTTCCAATAATCCCGGGCATCAAACCGTTAGGAAGCAAAAAATCATTATACAACATCCCCAAAACTTTTCATGTTAACATACCTAAATCCATTGTAGAAGAGTTTGAGGACGCAAAATCATCTCAAGATGAGTATAGAATAGGGGTAAGACATGGAATAAAATTGATTGAGCAACTTCTAGAAGGTGGAGTACCTCCTGAGTTTGACAGTTGATAGATAATTTTTCAGTAAACCGAACGGAAGAAAGCGGGTTTGAGGGGATAAAACACCTATTTTTTTGAAAAAAATTTTTTGATGTAGTGACACTTTCTTCTCTTTTAATTATATTATTCTCTTTACTTCATAATAGTTTTGTGGTATAATATTAAAGACATTATGAAGTTGGGGGATGATTTGAATGTATGTTAGAACCGTAAAAAACAATCAAGGGAAAGAATACTTAAGAATAGTAGAAAGTTACCGTGAAAACGGTAAGAATAAACAAAAGATTATCGCTAATTTGGGTAGAATCGATACTATCAGTAGAAAAGAAGTGGAAAATATTGTCGATAAACTCATACAGATATTCGATATAAAAGGTTATGTGAATTTGAATAGTGTTGAGGAAGCACCTGATAAGAAGAATTATGGGGTAAAGGTAATAGTGGATAAGTTGTTTGAAAGGTATGAGATGGATAAGTTCTTTGAAAAGATGGATAAAAAGATAAGGTTCGATGTAGAAGATTTGCTGAAAATAATGGTTATGAACAGAATAATAGAACCGAAAAGTAAGTTGGGAATATTCAAAGAGCTAGATTATTACGGCTTCAAAAGAATAGATGAGGCAGAGACAGACGAAGAAGGGATAGCCTTACAATGGATGTACAGGACGCTAGATGTGTTAGCGCAAAAGAAGGAAGAGTTAGAGAAACATCTGTACAGTCAAAGGATAAGTTTATTCAATTCTGTAGTAGACTTAGTGTTTTACGATGTAACGACATTGGCCTTTGAGACACAACAAACGAACGAGTTACTGCAGATGGGTTATTCGAAAGATAAGAAGTTCAACGAATCACAGGTAGTTTTGGGGATGTCGATAGATAGGGATAGGATGCCGGTTAGTTTTGATATATATCCAGGCAACACGTTCGAGGGACATACGTTCAAAGATACGATAGAGGCGATGAAAAATAGGTATCAGTTGGGAAAGGTAATAGTGGTTTCTGATAGGGGGATGATGAGTAGAACCAATATGGAAATAGTAGAGAATTCCGATTACGAATTCATAGTTGGTAAATCGATAAAACAGTTAAAAAAGGTGGATATATTCGATGGGGAATTCACTGAAATATCAAAAGGGATTGAATATAGAGAAATAGAATACGAGGGTAAAAGATTACTCATAATACATTCAAAGGAAAGGGCAGAAAAAGATAGAAAAGACAGGATTAGATTGATTGAAAAAGCGAAGAAAATGTTGAAAGATGGGAACATAGAATCAAAAAGCAAAAGAGGTGCAAAAAAGTACTTAAAGACAAAGAACGAAGTAGATTATACACTTGATATCGAAAAGATAGAAAAAGACGAAAAATATGACGGATACTATGGAATAATAACCAACACACAGTTGAATCCAAAACAGATATTAGAGCAATATCATACCTTGTGGAAAGTGGAAGAAAGCTTCAGAACACTAAAGAATTATCTTGAAACAAGACCGATATTTCATTGGACACAGAAAAGGATAAAGGGACACATAGTAATGAGTTTCGTATCTTACATAATGCAAAGAACGCTTGAATTAGAACTTGAGAGAAACAATATAGAATACTCACACGAAAAGATAAGAGAAGCGATTAAAAACATGGAATACATAGATATTAAAACCAACGAACAGCGTTTTGCCATTAGGACCAACATGAATGTTTTAGCTCAGAAGATATTGAAGATACTTAATATACCAATTCCAAAAGTGGTAACCCCATATGAGGAATTCATAGAGAAACTGAAATTACAGGACCAAAATAAGGAAATTAAAGGATTAGAAAGGAGCAAAGCGAAAACGTAAGGCTAAAACACTGATAAACAAAGAAAAAGAAAGGCATGTAGTGACACTTTTGAAAAAAAGAGAAAGCGAAAAACGCTTTTTTGCAATTATTCATGCCTGTTCTAGAATTCTTACGTTTTTGTAACTGTCAAACTCAGGAATCGTCTGCATACCTGCAAAACTTGTGTCCCCTTTTCGTTAGTTCTACGTCAAGTTCGTGGAGCATTATGTTGCTTAGTAATGGGATTA
This DNA window, taken from Petrotoga mexicana DSM 14811, encodes the following:
- a CDS encoding methylenetetrahydrofolate reductase, whose product is MKIVDLIEQSNKPILSFEIIPPNVGESIDSIFNVVDNLIEFSPKFINVTKHANEIEYIEEKGEIIKIIKKKRPGTVGVSASIKHRYNIEVVPHLICTGFNRYQLEDILIDLNYLRIENIFVVRGDKKRYTWKETDEYEHASQLVEQITNMNKGIYTCPTKEHNPTNFCVGIAGYPEKHFESPNFEKDLEYLKLKVDMGAEFIITQMFFDIEYYKNFVNKVRELGIEVPIIPGIKPLGSKKSLYNIPKTFHVNIPKSIVEEFEDAKSSQDEYRIGVRHGIKLIEQLLEGGVPPEFDS
- a CDS encoding IS1634 family transposase; protein product: MYVRTVKNNQGKEYLRIVESYRENGKNKQKIIANLGRIDTISRKEVENIVDKLIQIFDIKGYVNLNSVEEAPDKKNYGVKVIVDKLFERYEMDKFFEKMDKKIRFDVEDLLKIMVMNRIIEPKSKLGIFKELDYYGFKRIDEAETDEEGIALQWMYRTLDVLAQKKEELEKHLYSQRISLFNSVVDLVFYDVTTLAFETQQTNELLQMGYSKDKKFNESQVVLGMSIDRDRMPVSFDIYPGNTFEGHTFKDTIEAMKNRYQLGKVIVVSDRGMMSRTNMEIVENSDYEFIVGKSIKQLKKVDIFDGEFTEISKGIEYREIEYEGKRLLIIHSKERAEKDRKDRIRLIEKAKKMLKDGNIESKSKRGAKKYLKTKNEVDYTLDIEKIEKDEKYDGYYGIITNTQLNPKQILEQYHTLWKVEESFRTLKNYLETRPIFHWTQKRIKGHIVMSFVSYIMQRTLELELERNNIEYSHEKIREAIKNMEYIDIKTNEQRFAIRTNMNVLAQKILKILNIPIPKVVTPYEEFIEKLKLQDQNKEIKGLERSKAKT